A genomic window from Cucumis melo cultivar AY chromosome 8, USDA_Cmelo_AY_1.0, whole genome shotgun sequence includes:
- the LOC103500827 gene encoding uncharacterized protein LOC103500827: MATLTAASFSSSSSSYMCLTKVSPPLPSTSFPIPFPTLPKTPRNSSSFSFASPLPSRTSLRFNPCFARNDHFGDFVEMKEETSEMRLYSLSPFPLLFIAALPGGGTVRSLFGPFVELVKSLNLPEWLVHWGHPGNMAVVLFAMGGYGTYLGFRIRYSDDVEEKAYAKDLHPKLLGGMFFFFALGATGGIISLLTSDKPIFESPHAVTGFIGLALLTVQTLLPSLFEDNPGLRNVHGILGSGIMTLFLIHAAFGLQLGLSY, from the exons ATGGCTACTCTAACTGCagcttctttttcttcttcttcatcctcttACATGTGCTTAACCAAGGTATCTCCCCCATTGCCTTCCACTTCATTCCCAATTCCGTTCCCAACTCTCCCGAAAACCCCTCgcaattcttcttctttctcttttgctTCCCCTCTTCCTTCAAGGACAAGCCTTCGGTTCAATCCGTGTTTTGCTCGGAACGACCACTTCGGTGATTTTGTGGAAATGAAGGAGGAGACGAGCGAGATGCGTTTGTATTCTCTTTCGCCTTTTCCTTTACTCTTCATTGCTGCTCTTCCTGGAG GGGGAACTGTGAGGTCACTCTTTGGTCCTTTCGTTGAGCTTGTTAAATCGTTGAATCTTCCTGAATGGCTGGTACATTGGGGCCATCCAGGAAACATG GCTGTTGTGCTCTTTGCCATGGGTGGCTATGGAACATATTTAGGTTTTCGTATCCGTTACTCTGACGATGTG GAGGAGAAGGCTTATGCCAAGGACTTGCATCCAAAGCTTCTAGGCgggatgtttttcttttttgctctTGGAGCAACAGGTGGAATCATTTCTCTACTTACATCAGACAAACCTATATTTGAGAG TCCGCATGCTGTAACGGGGTTCATCGGTCTCGCACTATTGACTGTACAAACTCTTCTGCCTTCACTCTTTGAG GATAATCCTGGGCTGAGAAATGTTCATGGTATTTTGGGTAGTGGAATCATGACACTGTTTCTCATCCATGCTGCATTTGGACTTCAACTTGGCCTCAGCTACTAA
- the LOC103500826 gene encoding S-adenosylmethionine synthase 4, translating to MDTFLFTSESVNEGHPDKLCDQVSDAILDACLEQDPESKVACETCSKTNMVMVFGEITTKANVNYEKIVRDTCRGIGFVSADVGLDADNCKVLVNIEQQSPDIAQGVHGHMTKKPEEIGAGDQGHMFGYATDETPELMPLTHVLATKLGAKLTEVRKNKTCPWLRPDGKTQVTVEYKNDNGAMVPVRVHTVLISTQHDETVTNEQIAADLKEHVIKPVIPAKYLDDKTIFHLNPSGRFVIGGPHGDAGLTGRKIIIDTYGGWGAHGGGAFSGKDPTKVDRSGAYIVRQAAKSIVASGLARRCIVQVSYAIGVAEPLSVFVDTYKTGKIPDKDILALIKENFDFRPGMIAINLDLKRGGNFRYQKTAAYGHFGRDDTDFTWETVKLLKPNA from the coding sequence ATGGATACCTTCCTCTTCACTTCTGAATCTGTCAATGAGGGCCATCCCGACAAGCTTTGCGACCAAGTTTCCGATGCTATCCTCGACGCCTGTCTTGAACAAGATCCGGAGAGCAAGGTTGCTTGTGAGACCTGCTCCAAAACCAATATGGTTATGGTGTTTGGTGAGATCACAACCAAGGCTAATGTCAACTATGAAAAAATAGTTAGAGATACTTGCAGAGGAATTGGATTTGTGTCCGCCGATGTGGGTCTTGATGCCGACAACTGCAAGGTCCTTGTGAATATTGAACAACAAAGCCCTGACATTGCCCAAGGAGTCCATGGACACATGACCAAGAAACCTGAGGAGATTGGAGCTGGTGATCAAGGCCATATGTTTGGCTATGCCACAGATGAAACCCCAGAGCTCATGCCACTCACCCATGTCCTTGCTACAAAACTTGGTGCTAAGCTCACTGAGGTCAGGAAGAACAAAACCTGCCCGTGGCTTCGACCGGACGGTAAGACGCAAGTGACCGTCGAGTACAAGAATGACAATGGAGCAATGGTCCCTGTCAGGGTCCATACGGTTCTAATCTCAACCCAACATGACGAAACCGTAACAAACGAACAGATTGCAGCAGATCTGAAAGAGCATGTCATAAAACCTGTCATACCAGCAAAGTATCTGGATGACAAAACAATCTTCCATCTCAACCCATCCGGTCGTTTCGTCATTGGAGGACCTCATGGTGATGCCGGATTGACAGGAAGGAAGATTATCATTGATACCTATGGAGGGTGGGGTGCTCATGGTGGTGGTGCATTCTCAGGGAAGGATCCAACAAAGGTAGATAGAAGTGGTGCCTATATTGTTAGGCAAGCAGCAAAAAGTATCGTTGCTTCGGGACTTGCTCGTCGCTGCATCGTGCAAGTTTCTTATGCAATAGGAGTAGCAGAACCATTGTCGGTGTTTGTAGACACCTACAAAACAGGAAAAATCCCAGATAAAGATATCCTTGCTCTAATTAAGGAGAATTTTGATTTTAGGCCTGGAATGATTGCAATCAATCTTGACTTGAAGAGAGGAGGAAACTTTAGATACCAAAAGACGGCTGCTTATGGTCATTTCGGCCGTGACGACACAGATTTCACTTGGGAAACTGTAAAGCTTCTCAAACCAAATGCCTAA